A segment of the Nitrospina gracilis 3/211 genome:
GGTGGGCCTGTCGGAGCAGATCAACAAAAAACCGGCGACGCTTTCTGGAGGACAGTGCCAGCGCGTCGCCATCGCCCGCGCGCTGGTGAAGGAACCGGCGGTGGTGCTGGCGGACGAACCCACCGCCAACCTCGACGCGGAGAACTCGTACCTCATTCTTGAGTTGATGAAAAAGCTTAACCGTGAACTCGGTGCCGCATTCGTGTTCAGCACTCACGATGAAAAAGTAACCCAGTACGTGCGTCGCGAAATCCGTCTCGAGGACGGATACGTAAAAGCAGATGAGGTGCGCAAGGTAGGGGGAGAGGCGGCATGATCTACGACATGGCGTTCAAGAATTTCATCCGGCAGGGCATGCGCGCCTGGCTGAACGTGCTGGTGACGGCGCTCATCCTCATCGCCGTTGTTTTTTCCCTGTCGCTTCTCAATGGCTTCCAGACGCAGGCCCTGCGCAACATGGCCAGCACCGATGTCGCCGGAGGGCATTACCGCGTGCCCGGTTTCGACATCCTGGAACCAACGGAGTGGGAGGACCAGACCCTGCCGGTCCCGGAACAGCTCGCGGGCCTGCCACACTCGGAAAAAGCCGAGGTGCTGGTGCAACAGGGGCAGTTGTTCCCAAACCGCCGCCTGTTCCCGGTGCAGTTGCGTGGCGTGGAGATGGAGCAGACCCTGCTGGAACTGCCGCTGGAACCTCTCAGGCGTGAAAGTCCGGAGGTGGGTTCGGTTATCCCCGTCATTCTCGGAAGCAAGATGGCGGAGAAATCGCATCTGGCGGTGGGTGATGTGGTGGTGCTCAAGTGGCGGGACCGCCATGGCGCGGTGGACGCGCTGGATGTGAAGGTGGTCGATGTGGTGCCGCTCATCAACCCGCGCATCGATGAAGGAGTGGTGTGGATGCGGCTGGATCACCTGCGTACCCTCACAGACCGGTCGGGTGAGGTCACCTGGGTGGCGGTGAAGGATCCAATGGGGGCCATCGCCGGATTCGAGTTCCAGTCGGTGGAAATGCTGATGCACGATCTCATGACGCTTCTTCGTCATGACCGGAGAAACACGCGCATTCTGTGGTTCATCCTCATCTCTCTTGCCGGCATCAGTGTGTTCAATACACAGATTCTCAGCGTGTTCAAACGGCAGAAAGAAATTGGCACCCTCCTGGCATTGGGCATGACGCCGCAGCGGGTGGTGCGGCTGTTCACCCTGGAGGGCAGTTTCGCCGCGTTTCTCGCCGTGGTGGCGGCGGTGATCCTGGGCGTTCCGTTTTTCATATGGTTCCAGGGGGTCGGTTTCGACGTATCGCACCTGAGCGAGACCGGCTTCCCGGTTCGCGAAAAAATCTTTCTCGACATCAACGCCTGGGAAGTGATCACTTCCACCCTCATCACGGTGGCAATTGTCATCGCGGTGGCCTGGGCGCCGGTGAAGAAAATCGTGCGGCTGGACCCGACACAGGCGCTCCGCGGGAGGGCCATCACGTGATCCGGTTTACCTTTAAAGGTATCCTGCGCGACAAAAGCCGTTCGTTGTTTCCATTTCTCATCGTCACCGTCGGCGTGGCGTTGATGGTGGGCCTGCTCGGGTTCATGGATGGCATTTTTATGGGTATGCTGGACATGTCGGCGAAACTCGACACCGGCCACCTGCGTTTCGTTAACAAACCGTTCTATAAAGAAGAACACCTCGTGCCTCTGGACCGGGCGCTGGCCGACCAAGAGGAAACCGGTGAATGGCTGGAGGCCAACAGCGACCCGCGCATCGAATGGACCCCGCGCATCCGCTGGGGAGCGTTGATGGATGTGCCTGACGAGGAAGGGAACACCGTGAGCCAGACGCCGGTCACCGGCATGGCGGTTCAGCTTTTGAACCCCGCTTCCTCCGAGCGGGAGCGGCTCGATTTGAAGGCCTCGGTCAGGGAGGGGCGCGTTCCCGAGAATCCCCATGAAATGCTGGTGGGGTATCAATTGGCTGAATCTCTTGGACTGAAACCCGGTTCCATGGTGACCCTGCTGGGCCAGACCTTCGACGGCGGGCTCGCCACCGACAACTACACGGTGACGGGGCTCATTCAATTCGGTGTCACCGCCATGGACAAGAAGATGGCACTCTTTGATTTGGCTGACGCGCAGCACACGTTTTACATGGACAACATGGTGACCGACTGGTTGGGCTTCCTGCCAGCTTCGGTGCCGTACGATGAGTACGCGGACATCAAGCAGGCCATCGAGGAAAAACTACCGGACCTGCGGCAGAATCCACCCAAGCAGTGGGCGAAAGACGATTTCCCCATCGCTCTCACCATTCTCGACCAGAGAAATATCGAAGAGATCGCCCGCAAGTTCGAACTCATCCGTGGGGTTATCGTGCTCATTTTCACCTTCCTCATGGTGCTGGTGTTGTGGAACGCGGGCCTTCTGAACGGCATTCACCGTTATGGCGAGATGGGTCTGCGCCTGGCGATGGGGGAAACCCACAAGCATCTTGTAGCCTCACTCACACTGGAAGCATTTGCGGTGGGGGTGCTGGGATCAATTGCCGGATGTGTGGTCGGCGGTCTTGTGGTGTTTTATTCTTCAGGAGGTGGGGGTGGATATGGGCGACGCCATGGCCAAATCGGGATTGATGATCAATGACATTGCGCGCGGCCGCGTCACCGTCGAAGGGTTCGTGCGCGGCATTGTGCCGGGCATGACGGCGAGCGTGGCGGGCAGTCTGTTCGCCAGTCTCGCCATCTTCAAACGCTCGGAGGCAAACCTGTTCCGCGAACTGGAAGTGGGGTGACGATGAACTGGAAACGCTGGATCAGAAATACTGCGTTGGGATGGGCGATGGTTTTGGCATTGGTATCCACAGCTGCGGGGCAGAACAGTATTCCTGAGGAATGGAAGAACCTCGATCCACTGAAACTGGTCGAGGCCATCGATGCCAACTTGTGGTCTGCAACCAAGTATGTCGAGGGGCGGCTGATTGTGGATAATGGCCGCCGGGTTCGCACGCTCGAGATGAACACATGGATGGAGGGCATCGTCAAGTCGTTCAGCCATTACAAGTCGCCGCCGCGCGAGCGCGATACCAAGATGCTCAAAATCGACCGCAAGCTGTGGCTGTATACACCCCAGACCGACCGCATCATACTCATTGCCGGTCACCTTCTGCGCCAGTCGATGATGGGAAGCGACCTGTCGTATGAAGACATGTTGGAGGATGAAAAGCTGAGCGACGCTTACATTCCCGAAATTGCGAAAGTGGAGGAATTCGAAGGGGTGAAAACTCTGGTGCTGGACCTCACTGCGAAGGATCCGGAAAAAACCTATCAGTTCCGCAAGGTGTGGACCGACCCGGAACGCAAGATTGTTTTGCGTGAACAGCGTTTTGCCAAGAGTGGAAAACTGCTCAAGATGATCGACTTCAAAGGCTACCGCACTATTGACGGTCGTCTTTTCCCGCGCAAGATGGTGTTCCGCGATATGTTGAAAGACAACACCAAGACCACCTACATGTTCGACCACATCGAGTTCAATGTGGACATCCCTGCAAAGTATTTTTCCAAACGGATTTTGAAACGGTGAGGGTCAGTCGAACCAGTCCGGTTCCAGACTGCGTACGGCGGCAATGACATCGTCGGGCGAGTCCACCACCCGGGCTTCCGTACGTTTGAATTCTTCCCAGATGTGATCCTTGTTGAGAAGCACGATCGGTTTTCTGTATTCGAGTGCCAGTTGAACTTCCGACCGCGTGCCGGGCCCGCCGGGGAAACCGATCACCACGTCCGACGTCAGCACGATGATGTGGTTTCTGCTGGCCACGCCCTTTCCCTGGATGCCCGACATGTGCAGGTGAGTGTAGATGGGAATATCCACGAAGTCATTGGGGTATCCCGGAGGTGTTTTGTAGTGACTGCGCATTGCCGCTCGGTCGCAGGCGACCCCGGAAGGCAGGATGCCGATGACTTTCCCCTTGCGGTGCGACACCTGGCAGAACGCCTGCGACGTGGATTCCATAACACCACCCCCGCCGCCCGTCACGAGGTTGAATCCCTGTTCGGCAATCCACCGCCCGATGGGCCATGTCAGTTTGGCGTATTGGTTGGTGCCGGAACCGATGATTCCAACCTGGATGGTTTTCTTAGGCATTGGTTTCCGCTGCCTTAATGTGGGGTGTGCTGAATCCCACCAGTGCAAGATAGGTAAGAATCGATTCCAGGTGCGCTTCGGAGTTGCCGGAAGACGATTCGTAATCGTGGGTTTTGAGCCGTACCTCGTCGCCGCGGCGCATCAGGTGGTATGCCAGGGAAGCGGTTTCCGAAACGCGTTGTTCCAAAACGGGAGATGATACCATTCTTTGAGTTTCCGGATCCAGGATGTGCAAAAATAGGGTGAAACTGTGAAATCCGCCATGTGCGAATTCCTTGACGCGCAGGTTTCCTGTTTTGGCGCTGGATTTCCAGTGCACCGCGCTCAAGGTGTCCCCCGGGCGGAACTCGCGCAGGGCGTAAAGGTCGTCGCCACTCTGGCTGATCACCCCTTCGCCTTCCNNNNNNNNNNNNNNNNNNNNNNNNNNNNNNNNNNNNNNNNNNNNNNNNNNNNNNNNNNNNNNNNNNNNNNNNNNNNNNNNNNNNNNNNNNNNNNNNNNNNCCACAATGAAACTGCAACACATGGCGAGGATCAGGTACAGCAGGTTGTTGCCGGTGTTGATGGCGCCCAGCCCCACGCCGAATACGAGGAAGATGAAGCCGCCCCCTCCCGGGTCAGGTGGAGCGTCCGATTGTAGAAGGAAATGGTGAAAACCGGTTTGTGCTCATTGGGCTGGTTCATGGAATCACCCTTCCGGAGAAGGTGCCGGATGGTAGAAATGATGGTTTGATTTTAAACCGGAATTTCCATTTTATCGACGATTTCCATGATGACCGCGGAGGTGTCCGCCGCCGTGCGCTTGTTCATGCCGTGGTGGTTCTGCGGGATGACGCGGTGGCACAGGACGGGAATGGCGAGTTGCTTGATGTCATCGGGAATGCAGTAAGTACGGCCGTGCACCAGGGCGCGGGCGCGGGCGGCCTGTTGCAATATCAAGCCGCCGCGCGGGCTGACGCCGAGCGACAGGTGCTTCGATTCGCGCGTGGCCGTCACCACGTTCATGATGTAGTCGATGAGTACCGGTTCCATGGTCACCGCCTCCGCCTGCTTTTGCAGATTCAACACATCCTCACGCGAGAGGATGGCTTTCACATCCTTGATGTTGCGTGATGGAGACTGTGTACCGAGCAGTTTGCGTTCTTCCTCGGGGTCGGGATACCCCATCGACAGGTACATCATGAAGCGATCGAGTTGCGACTCCGGAAGCGGATGCGCTCCGTGGCTTTCAATGGGATTCTGCGTGGCGATCACCATGAACGGATCCTCGAGGTCGTAGGTGCGGTTGTCCACCGACACCTGCTTTTCGTTCATGGCTTCAAGCAGGGCGCTTTGCGTGCGCGGCGATGAGCGGTTGATCTCGTCCGCCAGCACCAGGTTGGCGAAAATGGGACCGCGGTTGAACTCAAAGGTGTTTTCGTTCTGGTTGTAGATGGAGACGCCGACGATGTCCGAAGGCAGGATGTCGTTGGTGAACTGAATTCGGCGGAATTCGAGGCCCAGGGATTTCGCCAGCGCGAAGGCCAACGAGCTTTTGCCGACACCGGGGACGTCTTCGATCAACAGATGCCCCCCGGCGATCAGGGTGATGATGGTGTTTTCGATGACATCGGATTTACCGATGATGACGTTTTCGATATTGGACTGGAGGCGGGCGGTCGCCGCGGTCGTGAGACTCATGAGTTCAGCACCTCAAGAACTTTCTGCATGTCTTCCATCACCGCCCGCCGGTTTTCCAGCGTGTAAAAGCGGAGCAGGTATGCTGGGTGAAACGTGAGCATCAGCTTGATGCCGTCGAATTCGTGCCAGGTGCCGCGTTCCTTGGTGATGGCCACCGACCGGCCCAGGAGGGTGGAGGCGGCGGGTTTTCCCAGCGCCACGATCACCTTGGGTCGGATGGCCCGGACCTGTTCGACCAGAAACGGCTTGCAGGCACTGATTTCCTCAATTTCCGGATCGCGGTTGCCCGGAGGGCGGCACTTGACGATGTTGCAGATATAGGTGTCTTTTTCGCGGTCGAGCTTCATTCCTTTTTCAATTATCTCGGTCAGCTTCTTTCCCGCCCGACCTACGAACGGAAGGCCCTGCGCGTCCTCGTCCGCCCCCGGGCCCTCGCCGATGAACAGCAGTTTCGCGTTCGGATTACCGGACCCGAAAACGATGTTGGTCCGTGTTTCTGCAAGTTTGCAACGCGTGCATTCGCCCAGCTCGTTGCGTACTTCGGTCAGGCGGCTCATGGCATCGGGCTGGATCATGGTGTTGTCGGCAGTGGGGGTTTGAAGAACTGGAACGGAAGACGCGAGCACGGATGCGGGTGGCGCGGAAGCTTTCACGGCGGCCACGGTAGAGGCCCGAAAAGTGGTTTCCAGTGCCTCCAGCAGGGGGACGTGGTCCATGCCCTGATCCTTCAAAAAAACCAGGTAATCCTTCAGTTGTCGCAATAAAACGGCCCGTTCGGCTTTAACCCCCATAATAAAAAAGGATAGCAGAAGATGAAAGGCAGTCAACTGCTAAGGGCCGGGCTGGAACTTGTCCGGCGATTTATAATTGTTTTGATTTCACGCTTTATTTATAATTTCTTCATCTCGAACAGGAGGCGACGATGTCCGGTCTCAAAAGCGCATGGGAACTCAGTCTTGAAAAATCCGACAAAATGGTTCCGGGGCTCAAAAACAAGAAAAAGCTGACCGACAAGCAAAAACAGGAAATTGACGCTATCCGCAAGGAATACAAGGCCCGGATTGCGGACAAGGAAGTGATGCTTCAGCACCAACTGGACCGGCTTTCGGAGCGAACACGGCCCGAGGAACTGTATACGGCCTCCGAAGAACTCAAACGGGAATTTGCGGCAGAAAAGGAACGCCTGGAAAAAGAAATGGAGCAAAAAGTAGAGGCGATCCACGAGTCCCGCAAATGATCAAAGGGCCCGCCATTCCCCCCTTTTTCACCCTTAAAATCAGGAAACCTGAAATCGCGCCTGGCTGCCCGGTGCGATGGTATTCAATATGAGAACGGAAAGCATGAAAGACATTGTCAAATACCTGGTGGTGCAGGCTCTCAACCGGGTCAAGGAACAGGGCGGGCTCGCTTTGGAGTCGGTACCGGACCTCATTATCGAGGAGCCGAAGGACGAATCGATGGGCGACTTCGCTACCACCATTGCCATGCAACTGGCCAAGCCGGAAAAGAAAAATCCGCGCGAGATTGCCCAGAAAATCTGCGAAGAAATCAGCACCGATGGTGGGCAGGTGGAATCGGCAAACGTTGCGGGCCCGGGGTTCATCAACCTGAAGATGACGCAGGGTTTTTTCCGCGATCAATTGAAGGAAGCTGCAGGCAAGGGCAAGGAGTTTGGCCGTTGTTACGTAGGTGAAAACAAAAAAGTGCTGGTTGAGTTCGTGAGCGCCAACCCGACTGGTCCGCTGCATGTGGGACACGGGCGCGGTGCCGCGGTCGGCCATGCGTTGTCCTGCATCCTGAAGATGGCCGGATTCGATGTGTCCACCGAATACTACATAAACGACGTTGGCAACCAGATGAACACGCTCGGCCGCTCTACATGGATCCGCTACCGGCAACTGCTGGGGGAGGATATCGAGTTTCCGGAAGAGGGCTATCAGGGTGATTACATTAAAGACATCGCAAAAGAGATCATCGACCGTGACGGCAAAACCCATCTTGAGAAAAAGGACGAAGATGCCCTGACTTTTTTCCGCCTTTATGCTACCGGTTCCATTCTCGAGGGCATCAAAGAGGACCTGAAAGAGTTCCGGGTCGAGTACGACCGCTGGTTCAGCGAGCAGATCCTGCACGAGGATAAGTCCGTGGACCAGTCGCTCGAGTGGCTGAAGGAAAAAGGTTACATCTATGAAAAGGATGGAGCGACGTGGCTCAAGACGGGGGAGTTCGACGACGATTCCGACCGCGTCATCATCAAAAACGATGGTGAGAGGACCTATTTCTGCGCTGACATCGCCTACCATAAAAACAAGATCGACCGTGGCTTCGACATGATTTTGGATCTGTGGGGGGCCGATCACCACGGTTACGTGCCACGCATGCAGTCGGTGCTCAAAATGATGGGTTTCGATGAGAGCGTTTTCAAGGTTCTTCTCGTGCAGTTCGTC
Coding sequences within it:
- a CDS encoding ABC transporter permease — protein: MIYDMAFKNFIRQGMRAWLNVLVTALILIAVVFSLSLLNGFQTQALRNMASTDVAGGHYRVPGFDILEPTEWEDQTLPVPEQLAGLPHSEKAEVLVQQGQLFPNRRLFPVQLRGVEMEQTLLELPLEPLRRESPEVGSVIPVILGSKMAEKSHLAVGDVVVLKWRDRHGAVDALDVKVVDVVPLINPRIDEGVVWMRLDHLRTLTDRSGEVTWVAVKDPMGAIAGFEFQSVEMLMHDLMTLLRHDRRNTRILWFILISLAGISVFNTQILSVFKRQKEIGTLLALGMTPQRVVRLFTLEGSFAAFLAVVAAVILGVPFFIWFQGVGFDVSHLSETGFPVREKIFLDINAWEVITSTLITVAIVIAVAWAPVKKIVRLDPTQALRGRAIT
- a CDS encoding ABC transporter permease; translated protein: MIRFTFKGILRDKSRSLFPFLIVTVGVALMVGLLGFMDGIFMGMLDMSAKLDTGHLRFVNKPFYKEEHLVPLDRALADQEETGEWLEANSDPRIEWTPRIRWGALMDVPDEEGNTVSQTPVTGMAVQLLNPASSERERLDLKASVREGRVPENPHEMLVGYQLAESLGLKPGSMVTLLGQTFDGGLATDNYTVTGLIQFGVTAMDKKMALFDLADAQHTFYMDNMVTDWLGFLPASVPYDEYADIKQAIEEKLPDLRQNPPKQWAKDDFPIALTILDQRNIEEIARKFELIRGVIVLIFTFLMVLVLWNAGLLNGIHRYGEMGLRLAMGETHKHLVASLTLEAFAVGVLGSIAGCVVGGLVVFYSSGGGGGYGRRHGQIGIDDQ
- a CDS encoding outer membrane lipoprotein-sorting protein, which produces MNWKRWIRNTALGWAMVLALVSTAAGQNSIPEEWKNLDPLKLVEAIDANLWSATKYVEGRLIVDNGRRVRTLEMNTWMEGIVKSFSHYKSPPRERDTKMLKIDRKLWLYTPQTDRIILIAGHLLRQSMMGSDLSYEDMLEDEKLSDAYIPEIAKVEEFEGVKTLVLDLTAKDPEKTYQFRKVWTDPERKIVLREQRFAKSGKLLKMIDFKGYRTIDGRLFPRKMVFRDMLKDNTKTTYMFDHIEFNVDIPAKYFSKRILKR
- a CDS encoding LOG family protein, which translates into the protein MPKKTIQVGIIGSGTNQYAKLTWPIGRWIAEQGFNLVTGGGGGVMESTSQAFCQVSHRKGKVIGILPSGVACDRAAMRSHYKTPPGYPNDFVDIPIYTHLHMSGIQGKGVASRNHIIVLTSDVVIGFPGGPGTRSEVQLALEYRKPIVLLNKDHIWEEFKRTEARVVDSPDDVIAAVRSLEPDWFD
- a CDS encoding DUF58 domain-containing protein, which encodes EGEGVISQSGDDLYALREFRPGDTLSAVHWKSSAKTGNLRVKEFAHGGFHSFTLFLHILDPETQRMVSSPVLEQRVSETASLAYHLMRRGDEVRLKTHDYESSSGNSEAHLESILTYLALVGFSTPHIKAAETNA
- a CDS encoding AAA family ATPase, yielding MSLTTAATARLQSNIENVIIGKSDVIENTIITLIAGGHLLIEDVPGVGKSSLAFALAKSLGLEFRRIQFTNDILPSDIVGVSIYNQNENTFEFNRGPIFANLVLADEINRSSPRTQSALLEAMNEKQVSVDNRTYDLEDPFMVIATQNPIESHGAHPLPESQLDRFMMYLSMGYPDPEEERKLLGTQSPSRNIKDVKAILSREDVLNLQKQAEAVTMEPVLIDYIMNVVTATRESKHLSLGVSPRGGLILQQAARARALVHGRTYCIPDDIKQLAIPVLCHRVIPQNHHGMNKRTAADTSAVIMEIVDKMEIPV
- a CDS encoding uracil-DNA glycosylase → MDHVPLLEALETTFRASTVAAVKASAPPASVLASSVPVLQTPTADNTMIQPDAMSRLTEVRNELGECTRCKLAETRTNIVFGSGNPNAKLLFIGEGPGADEDAQGLPFVGRAGKKLTEIIEKGMKLDREKDTYICNIVKCRPPGNRDPEIEEISACKPFLVEQVRAIRPKVIVALGKPAASTLLGRSVAITKERGTWHEFDGIKLMLTFHPAYLLRFYTLENRRAVMEDMQKVLEVLNS
- the argS gene encoding arginine--tRNA ligase; the protein is MKDIVKYLVVQALNRVKEQGGLALESVPDLIIEEPKDESMGDFATTIAMQLAKPEKKNPREIAQKICEEISTDGGQVESANVAGPGFINLKMTQGFFRDQLKEAAGKGKEFGRCYVGENKKVLVEFVSANPTGPLHVGHGRGAAVGHALSCILKMAGFDVSTEYYINDVGNQMNTLGRSTWIRYRQLLGEDIEFPEEGYQGDYIKDIAKEIIDRDGKTHLEKKDEDALTFFRLYATGSILEGIKEDLKEFRVEYDRWFSEQILHEDKSVDQSLEWLKEKGYIYEKDGATWLKTGEFDDDSDRVIIKNDGERTYFCADIAYHKNKIDRGFDMILDLWGADHHGYVPRMQSVLKMMGFDESVFKVLLVQFVTLRRGGEKVSMSTRSGEFVTLADVVKEVGVDATRFFFLMRSSDSHLDFDLELAKKETPENPVYYIQYAHARICNVFRTAEEQGFRPEDWAEGELSSLKENAEIALIKKILAYPEVIEKSAVAQEVHRIPFYLHELVAIFHNYYAHHRIVTDNAELTRARLFLIHVLRNVIVSGLTLMGVTAPEKM